A genomic segment from Gracilimonas sediminicola encodes:
- a CDS encoding cbb3-type cytochrome c oxidase subunit I, translating into MTLPSRLLIKSSLVCLIVGAFLGALMLINKAMNIDPEIWGLLPVHIELMIFGWIIQFTLGVAYWILPRYLKGEARGNRFLAYLMVLLFNLGIWLMVFAELTEAGDYIHLVARGLEFSAVVLFISLHWKRIISFNKNRP; encoded by the coding sequence ATGACACTCCCATCTCGCTTGCTTATCAAGAGCTCACTCGTTTGCCTGATAGTTGGAGCCTTTCTTGGGGCGCTGATGCTAATCAATAAAGCGATGAATATTGACCCTGAAATTTGGGGGCTTCTGCCGGTTCACATCGAGCTGATGATATTTGGCTGGATCATCCAGTTTACACTGGGAGTGGCTTACTGGATTTTGCCCCGATATCTTAAGGGTGAAGCGAGAGGTAATCGCTTTCTTGCTTACCTCATGGTCTTACTCTTTAACCTCGGAATTTGGTTAATGGTTTTTGCTGAATTAACCGAGGCGGGTGATTATATACACCTTGTTGCACGAGGGCTTGAGTTCTCAGCCGTAGTACTATTCATCAGCCTGCATTGGAAAAGAATTATAAGCTTTAACAAAAATAGGCCTTAA